One Panicum virgatum strain AP13 chromosome 9K, P.virgatum_v5, whole genome shotgun sequence genomic region harbors:
- the LOC120648630 gene encoding 23.2 kDa heat shock protein-like has product MEAARRPRVLAEVDPHSEWVRGPEFDTLVVDVTGFGKDHLKVQVEPSGSLKVSGERAVDGGGGRQWCHFTKRFDLPASCDCDAAEIKVQLDKGMLYVQVPHNGAGAGGNPAAEMFEDPLALQGEAEIGDDADGGWNIGPVAARQEERHPLLRLARGLSRHRQVVLNVVLAIVLFWLVAFAKND; this is encoded by the exons atgGAAGCGGCGCGCCGGCCTCGCGTGCTCGCCGAGGTCGACCCCCACAGCGAGTGGGTGCGCGGGCCCGAGTTCGACACGCTCGTTGTCGATGTCACAG GGTTCGGCAAGGACCACCTGAAGGTGCAGGTGGAGCCGTCGGGGAGCCTCAAGGTCAGCGGCGAGCGCGCCGTCGACGGGGGCGGGGGGCGGCAGTGGTGCCACTTCACCAAGCGGTTCGACCTCCCCGCCAGCTGCGACTGCGACGCAGCGGAGATCAAGGTCCAGCTCGACAAGGGCATGCTCTACGTCCAGGTGCCGCACAACGGTGCCGGCGCTGGTGGGAACCCGGCGGCGGAGATGTTCGAGGATCCGCTGGCGCTGCAAGGAGAAGCCGAGAtcggcgacgacgccgacggcggCTGGAATATCGGCCCCGTAGCGGCGCGGCAGGAGGAGCGGCACCCACTGCTGCGGCTCGCCCGGGGCCTCAGCAGGCACCGGCAGGTGGTCCTGAACGTCGTGCTCGCCATCGTGCTCTTCTGGCTTGTCGCTTTCGCCAAGAACGACTGA